One stretch of Streptomyces sp. R21 DNA includes these proteins:
- a CDS encoding PQQ-dependent sugar dehydrogenase, which yields MRSTTPSRGRLRRIAIGAVVLLCAGLVQVVPQSASAAPTRYEAESAAYTSGSTVDSNYAGYSGSGFLNTPNAAGSYVEFTVNAASAGTATVALRYANGTTADRPADIAVNGTVVKAGYSFPSTSTWDAWTTSTLTVPVNAGSNKIRLTATGSGGLANTDYLDFELAAAATDHQAEDATISQGTVATNHTGYTGTGFVDYTNITGSYVEFTVSAASAGSASLALRYANGTTTDRPMDISVNGTVVASGVSFPATTDWDTWATKTLNASLTAGSNKIRATATTAAGGPNLDKLSVGAAADTQAPTRPGQPSCSDIGEDTLTLAWGASTDNVGVTAYDLYEHGNKIGEAAGDATSKNLTGLTPNTTYNLTVIARDASGNTSPASPAVDCTTKPSSDTTPPTKPGTLTASNVTATSADLSWGASTDDKAVVGYDVRSGTTVYKSVTGTSTTLTGLACNSPYTLNVVARDAAGNVSPETNTVTFTTQTCSTDGGVPSSISTVSSGWTIPWGTYWMPDGQTALVTERDDFRVWKVAKDGTKTQVGTVPNAVTTDGEGGLLGVAVDPNWSTNHYVYFMHTAAEGNRVVRMTYNGTSLSGYTVLLQGIKKNRYHNGGRLAFGPDGYLYVSTGEAQTPDLAQDKNSLNGKILRMTTDGKAAPGNPFGNYVYSYGHRNPQGLAFDRNGRLWEAEFGNSSKDELNLIKPGANYGWPTCEGTCSVAGMTNPKKTWNVSEASPSGIAIVRNVIYMASLRGERLWRIPITGDTENVGTPTAYYVGTYGRLRTVTKVPGADQLWLSTTNCDNNGGAADGSDKIFKLSIS from the coding sequence CATCCAGAGGCCGGCTGAGGAGGATCGCCATCGGTGCGGTCGTGCTCCTGTGTGCCGGACTCGTCCAGGTCGTACCGCAGTCGGCCTCGGCGGCGCCCACCCGCTATGAAGCGGAGAGCGCCGCCTACACGTCCGGCTCCACCGTGGACAGCAACTACGCCGGATACTCCGGCAGCGGCTTCCTCAACACCCCCAACGCGGCGGGCAGTTACGTCGAGTTCACCGTAAACGCCGCGTCCGCGGGAACGGCCACCGTGGCCCTGCGCTACGCGAACGGCACCACCGCCGACCGCCCGGCGGACATCGCGGTCAACGGCACGGTGGTGAAGGCCGGGTACTCGTTCCCGTCCACCAGCACCTGGGACGCCTGGACCACCTCGACGCTGACCGTCCCGGTGAACGCGGGCAGCAACAAGATCCGCCTCACCGCCACGGGTTCGGGCGGCCTCGCCAACACCGACTACCTCGACTTCGAGCTCGCCGCGGCAGCCACCGACCACCAGGCCGAGGACGCCACGATCTCCCAGGGCACGGTGGCCACCAACCACACCGGTTACACGGGCACCGGGTTCGTCGACTACACCAACATCACCGGTTCGTATGTGGAGTTCACGGTGAGCGCCGCCTCGGCGGGCAGCGCCTCGCTCGCCCTGCGGTACGCCAACGGCACCACGACGGACCGCCCGATGGACATCTCCGTGAACGGCACGGTCGTCGCCTCGGGCGTCTCCTTCCCGGCCACCACCGACTGGGACACCTGGGCTACCAAGACCCTCAACGCCTCGCTCACCGCGGGCTCCAACAAGATCCGTGCCACCGCCACGACCGCGGCCGGCGGCCCCAACCTCGACAAACTGAGCGTCGGCGCGGCGGCCGACACCCAGGCGCCGACCCGTCCCGGCCAGCCCAGCTGCTCGGACATCGGCGAGGACACGCTCACCCTGGCATGGGGCGCCTCGACGGACAACGTCGGCGTGACGGCGTACGACCTCTACGAGCACGGCAACAAGATCGGCGAGGCCGCGGGAGACGCGACCTCGAAGAACCTCACCGGTCTGACGCCGAACACCACCTACAACCTCACCGTCATCGCCCGGGACGCGTCCGGCAACACCTCACCGGCCAGCCCCGCCGTCGACTGCACGACCAAGCCCAGCTCCGACACCACCCCGCCCACCAAGCCCGGCACACTGACCGCCTCCAACGTCACCGCCACCAGCGCCGACCTCAGCTGGGGTGCCTCGACGGACGACAAGGCGGTCGTCGGCTACGACGTGCGCAGCGGCACCACCGTCTACAAGTCCGTCACCGGCACGTCGACCACGCTGACCGGCCTCGCCTGCAACAGCCCGTACACCCTGAACGTGGTGGCGCGCGACGCCGCCGGCAACGTCTCCCCGGAGACCAACACGGTCACCTTCACCACGCAGACCTGCTCCACCGACGGTGGCGTCCCGTCGTCCATCAGCACCGTCTCCTCCGGCTGGACCATTCCGTGGGGCACCTACTGGATGCCCGACGGCCAGACCGCCCTGGTCACCGAGCGGGACGACTTCCGCGTGTGGAAGGTCGCCAAGGACGGCACGAAGACGCAGGTCGGAACCGTGCCCAACGCCGTCACGACCGACGGCGAGGGCGGCCTGCTGGGCGTGGCCGTCGACCCCAACTGGTCGACGAACCACTACGTCTACTTCATGCACACCGCCGCCGAGGGCAACCGCGTCGTCCGCATGACCTACAACGGCACCTCCCTCAGCGGCTACACCGTCCTCCTCCAGGGCATCAAGAAGAACCGCTACCACAACGGCGGGCGCCTCGCCTTCGGCCCCGACGGCTACCTGTACGTCTCCACCGGCGAGGCCCAGACGCCCGATCTGGCCCAGGACAAGAACTCTCTCAACGGCAAGATCCTTCGCATGACCACCGACGGAAAGGCCGCCCCGGGCAACCCGTTCGGCAACTACGTCTACAGCTACGGCCACCGCAACCCGCAGGGCCTCGCCTTCGACCGCAACGGCCGCCTGTGGGAAGCCGAGTTCGGCAACAGCTCCAAGGACGAACTCAACCTCATCAAGCCCGGCGCCAACTACGGCTGGCCGACCTGCGAAGGCACCTGCAGCGTCGCCGGGATGACCAACCCCAAGAAGACCTGGAACGTCTCCGAGGCCTCACCCAGCGGCATCGCCATCGTCCGCAACGTCATCTATATGGCATCCCTGCGCGGCGAACGCCTGTGGCGCATCCCGATCACCGGCGACACGGAGAACGTCGGCACACCGACGGCGTACTACGTCGGCACGTACGGCCGCCTGCGCACGGTCACCAAGGTCCCCGGCGCCGACCAGCTCTGGCTGTCGACGACCAACTGCGACAACAACGGGGGTGCGGCGGACGGTTCGGACAAGATCTTCAAGCTGAGCATCAGCTGA